A region from the Desulfomarina profundi genome encodes:
- a CDS encoding phosphopantetheine-binding protein has protein sequence MEETKQKIKEILINDLKVQGVTVDGISDTDPLFGEGLELDSLDAVELVVLIQKHFGVQIADMDEGRKAFESIECLARYILDNK, from the coding sequence ATGGAAGAGACGAAACAAAAAATCAAGGAAATATTGATTAATGATTTAAAGGTACAGGGTGTTACCGTTGACGGTATCAGTGATACTGATCCGCTTTTCGGGGAGGGACTGGAACTGGATTCTCTGGATGCGGTTGAGCTGGTGGTTCTGATTCAGAAACATTTCGGTGTGCAGATAGCCGACATGGACGAAGGCCGGAAAGCTTTCGAATCCATTGAATGTCTTGCCCGCTATATCCTTGATAATAAATGA
- a CDS encoding radical SAM/SPASM domain-containing protein, which produces MTCLGDQLGMEFSPEEIAWCRKRNGLLSLELELSRVCNLRCVYCYASSGTALENELSLDEIFDVIGQAKELGVKKIIVLGGGEPLLYPHLFEVIDEILSEKIVVDLFTNGLCLTGEMAEELYRRGVGVILKMNSRKAEVQDYLAGKDGAFAAINRGLEALQEAGYPDMEHPLGVETIICNQNYDELPDLWRWARRLGIVPYVEAMTMQGRATEHDDLEVEPAMVKALFEELSRIDREEFGCTWNPHPPLVASQCARHEYSCTVTAVGEVHPCPGVSVAAGNIRERKLADILKDSQVIRELRNIRTTIKGQCATCDISDHCYGCRGHAYQVTGDYLAEDPLCWLKKDS; this is translated from the coding sequence ATGACGTGTTTAGGTGATCAGCTGGGGATGGAGTTTTCCCCGGAAGAAATAGCTTGGTGCAGGAAACGAAATGGATTGCTTTCCCTGGAACTGGAATTATCAAGGGTGTGCAATCTGCGATGTGTATATTGTTATGCCTCCTCCGGGACAGCCCTTGAAAATGAACTTTCCCTGGATGAAATTTTCGATGTCATAGGACAGGCAAAGGAGCTTGGGGTTAAAAAAATCATAGTACTCGGTGGTGGGGAACCGCTCCTGTACCCTCACCTTTTTGAAGTGATTGACGAGATTCTCAGTGAAAAAATCGTGGTTGATCTTTTCACCAACGGGTTGTGCCTTACCGGAGAAATGGCAGAAGAACTCTACAGACGCGGGGTCGGTGTCATTCTCAAAATGAACAGCAGAAAGGCAGAGGTCCAGGATTATCTGGCCGGAAAAGATGGAGCATTTGCCGCCATCAACCGGGGTCTGGAGGCATTGCAGGAGGCGGGCTATCCTGATATGGAACATCCTCTCGGGGTGGAAACAATCATCTGCAATCAGAATTATGACGAGTTGCCTGACCTGTGGCGCTGGGCCAGAAGGCTTGGCATTGTCCCCTATGTGGAGGCAATGACCATGCAGGGCAGGGCCACGGAACACGATGACCTGGAGGTTGAGCCGGCAATGGTCAAGGCACTTTTTGAGGAGCTGTCCCGAATCGACAGGGAGGAATTTGGTTGTACCTGGAATCCCCATCCTCCACTGGTGGCCTCCCAGTGTGCCAGGCACGAATATTCCTGTACTGTTACCGCTGTCGGTGAAGTGCATCCATGTCCGGGTGTCAGTGTGGCCGCCGGGAATATACGTGAAAGAAAACTTGCGGACATCCTGAAGGACAGTCAGGTTATCCGTGAGCTGCGAAATATCCGGACAACTATTAAGGGTCAGTGTGCGACCTGTGATATCAGCGATCACTGTTATGGCTGCCGGGGGCACGCCTACCAGGTCACTGGAGATTATCTGGCGGAAGACCCGCTCTGCTGGCTGAAAAAGGACAGTTGA
- a CDS encoding lysophospholipid acyltransferase family protein gives MKKLFFNIYFWSLFTLVTCVGLLILPLILFVNIFLLGRPLASGLRRAIRFYGFVLVRLISFLDPVRVEFCGDHLPSPAVFVANHNSAVDPYLFGLIATENGFVTSWPFKIPVYNVFMRLAGYVNAEAGWEEVRVNCRQLLEAGSSVTIWPEGHRSRNGRLGRFKNGAFALSVETGFPVVPVCILGSGRVLPPGARMLTPGKIYLVVLEAVYPETGELKVEEKIQRLRSKVYTRIEETLQKRGHFTGSDSSI, from the coding sequence TTGAAGAAACTGTTTTTTAATATTTACTTCTGGTCGTTGTTCACCTTGGTTACCTGCGTCGGTCTGCTGATTCTGCCTCTGATTCTTTTCGTCAATATTTTCCTGCTGGGCCGCCCTCTGGCGTCCGGCCTGAGAAGGGCCATACGATTTTACGGTTTTGTTCTTGTTCGCCTGATATCATTTCTTGACCCTGTCAGGGTTGAGTTTTGCGGGGACCATCTTCCCTCACCGGCCGTCTTTGTCGCCAACCATAATTCCGCTGTTGATCCCTATCTTTTCGGTCTGATAGCTACTGAAAACGGATTTGTAACCTCGTGGCCGTTTAAAATTCCGGTCTATAATGTATTCATGCGTCTGGCCGGTTACGTTAACGCAGAAGCGGGTTGGGAAGAGGTTCGGGTGAATTGCAGACAGTTGCTGGAAGCAGGGAGTTCCGTCACTATCTGGCCTGAAGGTCACCGTTCCCGTAACGGTCGTCTCGGTCGCTTTAAAAACGGTGCATTCGCCCTTTCTGTTGAGACTGGTTTTCCGGTGGTTCCTGTCTGTATTCTCGGATCCGGCAGGGTATTGCCGCCAGGCGCCAGAATGCTGACCCCGGGAAAGATATACCTTGTTGTCCTGGAGGCGGTCTATCCTGAGACAGGGGAGCTTAAGGTTGAGGAAAAAATCCAGCGACTTCGCTCAAAAGTGTATACAAGAATTGAGGAAACATTGCAGAAGAGGGGACATTTTACAGGGAGTGACTCTTCTATTTGA
- a CDS encoding beta-ketoacyl synthase N-terminal-like domain-containing protein encodes MKRPDGVDKNWIFSDQADESVSALLGKVPGRWGRMTPLCRLLIVQSAQLLQDRGLLESGHRFSDSGRRVGLIGGTKRGSLHTDLAFVDSMVEGLASPALFGYTLPNIPLAETAVAFGLTGPVFAVFENKIPLKKAELEARRFLESDRTLEFMLACDFDHYHTVDGQEEISVNLTVVERI; translated from the coding sequence ATGAAACGACCGGATGGGGTTGACAAAAACTGGATATTTTCCGACCAGGCGGATGAGTCTGTTTCCGCTCTGCTGGGAAAGGTGCCAGGCCGATGGGGGCGGATGACTCCTCTCTGTCGCCTGCTGATTGTACAGAGCGCTCAGTTACTGCAGGATCGCGGGTTGCTGGAGAGCGGTCACAGATTCAGTGATTCCGGTCGCAGGGTTGGTCTGATCGGCGGTACAAAAAGAGGTTCTCTGCATACAGACCTTGCCTTTGTCGATTCCATGGTGGAAGGATTGGCCAGTCCGGCTCTGTTTGGTTATACCCTGCCCAATATTCCCCTGGCTGAAACAGCTGTGGCATTTGGATTGACAGGTCCGGTTTTTGCTGTGTTTGAGAATAAAATACCTTTGAAAAAGGCAGAACTGGAGGCCAGGCGTTTTCTGGAATCCGACAGGACTCTGGAGTTCATGCTCGCCTGTGATTTTGATCATTATCACACCGTGGACGGGCAGGAGGAAATATCCGTAAATTTAACTGTTGTAGAAAGAATATAA
- a CDS encoding B12-binding domain-containing radical SAM protein: protein MQTVTLVYPKWHKIPEQTEFHLPPHGPVCVAASIPDKYEVRFIDENVDAIDFEADTDVVLLSMMLTCQLPRGREIAALYQEKGVPVIAGGISTMLHAGEVESFVDSIFLGETEDGRLATVLDDLEKGRLRKKYDYFHDFPPIESVGPADRSVLNDERYVYRGVRMVDLVHASRGCRFNCFPCATAYLGGRQFRPRPIEKVVEEISGIDNNRLFLVDNSLAQDKGWVMELFEALIPLKKKWISHPILDEDDVIAKAAEAGCWYVYQAVFDTSDVIRNRVKRLKDHGIGVEAAVLLGTDNQDADYIKRLVDFLLEIDVDMSEFSILTPFPHTPVTATYEREGRILHRDWSRYTTAEVVYKPKNMSPDTLQEMYSYAWRTFYRDMSQSLRMARLFSDLVKKEMADGTYKSMKLSEERKWAGN from the coding sequence ATGCAGACTGTAACCCTGGTTTATCCCAAGTGGCATAAGATTCCCGAGCAGACCGAGTTTCATCTCCCACCCCACGGACCCGTCTGTGTGGCGGCATCCATTCCCGATAAATATGAGGTCCGTTTTATTGATGAGAATGTGGATGCAATAGACTTTGAGGCGGATACCGATGTGGTTCTGCTCTCCATGATGCTTACCTGTCAGCTGCCCCGGGGGCGGGAAATTGCGGCGCTGTATCAGGAAAAGGGGGTGCCGGTCATCGCCGGTGGCATCTCTACCATGCTCCATGCCGGGGAAGTGGAAAGTTTTGTTGATTCCATCTTCCTGGGAGAAACGGAAGACGGTCGTCTGGCCACTGTCCTGGACGATCTTGAAAAGGGACGGTTGAGAAAGAAGTATGACTATTTCCACGACTTTCCGCCAATTGAGAGCGTTGGTCCTGCAGATCGGTCCGTTCTTAACGATGAACGGTATGTGTACAGGGGAGTGAGAATGGTGGATCTGGTTCACGCCTCACGGGGGTGCCGGTTTAACTGTTTTCCCTGTGCCACCGCCTACCTGGGCGGCAGGCAGTTTCGTCCCCGTCCCATTGAAAAGGTGGTGGAGGAGATCAGCGGTATTGACAATAACCGCCTCTTCCTGGTGGACAATTCCCTGGCCCAGGACAAAGGATGGGTGATGGAGCTGTTTGAAGCCCTTATTCCCTTGAAGAAAAAGTGGATCAGCCATCCAATTCTTGATGAGGATGATGTTATTGCCAAGGCGGCGGAGGCCGGTTGCTGGTACGTGTACCAGGCGGTTTTTGATACCTCTGATGTGATCAGAAACCGGGTAAAACGCCTCAAGGATCACGGCATCGGAGTCGAGGCGGCTGTGCTGCTCGGTACCGACAACCAGGATGCGGATTACATCAAAAGGCTGGTGGATTTTTTGCTGGAAATTGATGTGGATATGTCGGAATTCTCCATTCTCACCCCTTTCCCCCATACCCCCGTAACGGCCACCTACGAGCGGGAGGGACGTATTCTTCACAGGGACTGGTCCCGTTATACCACGGCAGAGGTTGTTTATAAGCCGAAAAATATGAGTCCGGATACCCTGCAGGAAATGTACAGCTATGCCTGGAGGACGTTTTACCGGGATATGTCCCAGTCTCTGCGCATGGCCCGGCTGTTTTCCGATCTTGTTAAAAAGGAAATGGCTGACGGCACCTATAAATCCATGAAACTGTCGGAAGAGCGAAAATGGGCGGGAAACTGA
- a CDS encoding phenylacetate--CoA ligase family protein: protein MNQNNPYSLEQALALRRAPRHEIEKKQLHLLKKHLEKARRIPFYREILGQDEQAVSLESVADLSQLPFTCRDDLDRFPKRFGLADSENIRDIALTSGTTGEPVIIPYSGADLQRLAFNEAVAFHGAGVKKGDRVLLTVTLDRCFIAGLAYYSGITFLGARAIRSGPGQPARQWHIIEKLNPGVIVGVPSFLKEIGEWGMDKGLAVADSSIHTIITIGEPVRRPDHSLTALGEQVERLWGAKVRSSYGATEFETAFCECVKSCGGHVHPELMLVEIVDDSGCSLPDGTAGEIVVTPLGVEGFPLVRFRTGDIARLESSPCSCGWNTQRLGPIEGRLAQRLKYRGTTFYPETVFHVLQEDDRIRGAYVEVRVAADGADDVTVVVGCDTDIGQKSIEENLQAALRVRPAVKIRKSGEVVAKMFESGGRKPKKFFDYR from the coding sequence ATGAATCAGAATAATCCATATAGTCTTGAGCAGGCACTTGCCCTGAGGAGGGCACCCCGGCACGAGATTGAAAAAAAACAGTTACACCTGTTGAAAAAACACCTGGAAAAAGCCCGCAGGATACCGTTCTACAGGGAGATTCTCGGCCAGGATGAACAGGCCGTATCACTGGAATCTGTTGCCGACCTTTCGCAGCTGCCCTTTACCTGTCGTGATGATCTTGACCGCTTTCCCAAACGATTTGGTCTTGCCGACAGTGAGAATATTCGGGACATCGCCCTGACTTCGGGCACCACGGGGGAACCGGTGATTATTCCCTACAGTGGAGCCGATCTCCAGCGCCTGGCCTTTAATGAAGCGGTTGCCTTTCATGGCGCGGGTGTGAAAAAAGGGGACAGAGTGCTGCTGACGGTTACCCTGGATCGCTGTTTTATCGCGGGACTGGCCTATTACAGCGGCATCACCTTTCTCGGGGCCAGGGCAATCAGGAGTGGACCGGGACAACCGGCGCGCCAGTGGCACATCATCGAAAAACTGAATCCGGGGGTAATTGTCGGAGTGCCCAGTTTTTTAAAGGAGATCGGTGAATGGGGAATGGACAAGGGGCTGGCCGTGGCCGATTCCTCTATTCATACCATTATCACTATTGGAGAACCGGTACGGCGGCCTGATCATTCTCTTACGGCGCTTGGGGAACAGGTTGAGAGGCTGTGGGGAGCAAAGGTGCGCTCTTCCTATGGTGCTACGGAATTTGAGACGGCCTTTTGTGAATGTGTCAAATCCTGTGGTGGACATGTGCATCCGGAACTGATGCTGGTGGAGATTGTTGATGATTCCGGGTGTTCCCTGCCGGACGGAACAGCTGGAGAGATTGTTGTGACTCCTCTTGGTGTGGAAGGCTTTCCCCTGGTTCGATTCAGAACAGGAGATATTGCCCGTCTTGAGAGTTCACCCTGTTCCTGTGGCTGGAATACACAACGTCTGGGGCCCATTGAAGGCAGGCTGGCCCAGCGGTTGAAGTACCGGGGAACCACGTTTTACCCCGAAACTGTCTTTCATGTTCTTCAGGAAGATGACCGGATACGGGGTGCCTATGTGGAAGTGCGCGTCGCTGCCGACGGTGCAGACGATGTGACGGTGGTCGTCGGCTGTGATACCGATATCGGCCAGAAGAGTATTGAAGAGAACCTCCAGGCTGCACTGCGCGTGCGACCTGCTGTAAAAATTCGCAAGAGCGGAGAGGTTGTGGCCAAGATGTTTGAGAGTGGCGGTAGAAAGCCGAAGAAGTTTTTTGATTATCGTTGA
- a CDS encoding acyl carrier protein, with product MISDDELRQKVVEVLAEEFELDPEEMGPEATLYDDLGLDSLDAVDMVVVLEKSFGMKLTDEEALRSIRTMEDLFQFLIRLKKEQEKG from the coding sequence ATGATTTCCGACGATGAACTTCGGCAGAAGGTAGTTGAGGTCCTGGCGGAAGAATTTGAACTGGACCCGGAAGAAATGGGCCCTGAGGCAACCCTGTACGATGATCTGGGTCTGGACAGCCTTGATGCGGTGGATATGGTCGTGGTTCTTGAAAAAAGTTTTGGTATGAAGCTGACCGACGAGGAAGCCCTGCGCTCAATCCGTACCATGGAAGATCTCTTTCAGTTTCTCATACGGTTGAAAAAAGAGCAGGAAAAAGGCTGA
- a CDS encoding DUF2062 domain-containing protein, with protein sequence MSRLKVLLVIPVYNHGSTLGDVVRRAIPTGFPVLVVDDGSSDGGLDRVAELNCYTLKFSENRGKGAAILAAANFAAERRYDAILTIDADGQHDPREAVTLTAEAERGEWPAIIIGARRMVQETVPGSSRFGRTFSNFWVRLEAGKELSDTQSGFRLYPVRELIQLPLERKRYDFEIEVLVKTIWAGLDVRSVDVSVHYPPPGERISHFDKIIDNWRLTRIHSRLVFRRLLPLPNRQLVVKSTEKEKKPTGGPWRILKNLCRENGSPLWLAVAVWIGIFLGALPLIACHTIVIIYVSHRFHLNKVAAVAASQFCMPPLVPALCIETGYYFRTGHFLFDLSHEKWLFEVHHRIWDWLLGSLLVGPLLGLIGAAIIYFAARSFSRGGRDVG encoded by the coding sequence ATGTCCCGTCTCAAGGTTCTGCTTGTAATCCCGGTCTACAATCATGGTTCAACCTTGGGAGATGTGGTCCGGCGTGCGATTCCGACTGGATTTCCTGTGCTGGTTGTGGATGACGGCAGCAGTGATGGTGGCCTGGACAGGGTGGCAGAGTTGAACTGTTATACCCTGAAGTTTTCTGAAAACAGGGGTAAAGGGGCGGCCATCCTCGCTGCAGCAAATTTCGCGGCAGAGCGAAGGTATGATGCAATTCTAACAATTGATGCTGACGGACAGCATGACCCCCGGGAGGCTGTAACGCTGACTGCCGAGGCTGAACGGGGAGAGTGGCCGGCAATTATTATCGGAGCGAGGAGGATGGTCCAGGAAACGGTCCCTGGTTCAAGCCGGTTTGGCCGGACATTTTCAAATTTCTGGGTACGTCTGGAAGCGGGAAAAGAGTTGAGTGACACCCAGAGTGGTTTCCGGCTTTATCCGGTTCGGGAATTGATTCAGCTGCCCCTGGAACGTAAACGGTATGATTTTGAGATTGAGGTCCTGGTGAAGACAATCTGGGCCGGGCTTGACGTGCGTTCTGTTGATGTCTCTGTCCATTATCCGCCACCCGGGGAGCGGATCAGTCATTTCGATAAAATAATTGATAACTGGCGACTGACCCGGATTCACAGCAGGTTAGTATTTCGCCGTCTTCTGCCATTGCCGAACAGGCAGCTGGTTGTGAAAAGTACAGAAAAAGAGAAGAAGCCGACCGGCGGGCCCTGGCGGATCTTAAAAAACCTCTGCAGGGAAAATGGTTCTCCCTTATGGCTGGCAGTTGCTGTCTGGATTGGTATTTTTCTGGGTGCTCTACCCCTTATTGCCTGCCATACGATTGTTATCATCTATGTGTCCCATCGCTTTCATCTCAATAAAGTTGCGGCGGTGGCGGCCAGTCAGTTCTGCATGCCGCCCCTGGTTCCGGCCCTCTGTATCGAGACGGGATATTATTTCAGGACCGGCCATTTTTTGTTCGATCTGTCCCATGAAAAATGGTTATTTGAAGTTCACCATCGGATCTGGGACTGGCTGCTTGGTTCTCTCCTGGTCGGGCCCCTGCTCGGTCTGATCGGGGCAGCGATTATTTACTTCGCCGCACGAAGTTTCAGCAGAGGTGGCCGGGACGTCGGCTGA
- a CDS encoding lipid biosynthesis B12-binding/radical SAM protein produces the protein MGGKLTRNIRATCLIVSANQVVTPYPVYPIGAAYVVGALRRSGHRVYHFDLLADGGLNGLMEFLHGKKYDFVGVSIRNLDTVDSADPREYLQDILKTVQGIRKQLDTILVLGGPAFSIMPEKLLTFLQADYGVVGEGEIIVPWLATELAAGRRPKEKIFVASPREGEWYPSDLSTSTVRYYTEHGGMLNVQTKRGCPYGCSYCSYPMIEGKTLRYRDPEDVAEEVIHLQRESGARYLFFTDSFFNDSEKRFLQVAEALIRRENRLPWCAFFRPQGLERDDLRLLKRAGLAAMELGTDAATDLTLAGIGKNFSFEDVLQVHRRVVAEKIPCAHFIMFGCPGEDERTMKEGLANIEKLEKSVVFAFIGIRILPGTGIFDRAVSDGIITGDEPLLTPEYYYSPGIDRERMEEMILDSFGNRMDRIYPCHEFEERIAMLHDMGHTGPLWDLLLTKGRR, from the coding sequence ATGGGCGGGAAACTGACCCGGAACATACGGGCAACCTGCCTTATCGTTTCCGCCAACCAGGTGGTGACACCGTATCCCGTCTATCCCATTGGCGCAGCCTATGTGGTTGGGGCTCTGCGCCGATCCGGTCACAGGGTGTACCATTTTGACCTCCTTGCCGATGGCGGGTTAAATGGTCTGATGGAATTTCTCCACGGAAAGAAATATGATTTTGTCGGAGTCTCCATACGTAACCTGGATACCGTTGACAGTGCCGACCCGAGGGAATACCTTCAGGATATTCTGAAAACCGTCCAGGGAATCCGGAAACAACTTGATACAATCCTGGTACTGGGCGGTCCCGCCTTTTCCATTATGCCCGAAAAATTACTCACCTTTCTCCAGGCGGATTACGGTGTGGTGGGAGAAGGTGAGATCATCGTTCCCTGGCTGGCAACGGAACTGGCAGCCGGACGTAGGCCGAAAGAAAAGATTTTTGTGGCCAGCCCCCGGGAGGGGGAGTGGTATCCGTCGGATCTCAGCACGAGTACAGTCAGGTATTATACGGAGCATGGGGGAATGCTCAATGTCCAGACCAAGCGGGGGTGCCCGTATGGATGCAGCTACTGTTCCTATCCCATGATCGAAGGGAAGACACTGCGCTATCGTGATCCGGAAGATGTTGCCGAAGAGGTTATCCATCTGCAGCGGGAATCCGGAGCCCGCTATCTCTTTTTTACTGACAGTTTTTTCAATGATTCGGAGAAGAGGTTTCTCCAGGTGGCCGAGGCCCTTATCCGCAGGGAGAACAGGCTGCCCTGGTGTGCGTTTTTCAGGCCCCAGGGCCTGGAACGGGACGATCTCAGGCTGTTGAAGCGGGCGGGCCTGGCGGCCATGGAACTGGGGACCGATGCGGCAACGGACCTGACTCTGGCGGGAATAGGGAAAAATTTCAGTTTCGAGGATGTCCTGCAGGTTCACCGGCGTGTGGTGGCTGAGAAGATCCCCTGCGCCCATTTCATTATGTTCGGCTGTCCCGGTGAAGATGAAAGGACCATGAAAGAGGGGCTGGCCAATATCGAAAAACTGGAAAAGAGTGTTGTCTTTGCCTTTATCGGTATCCGCATTCTGCCGGGGACCGGTATCTTTGACAGGGCCGTGTCGGATGGTATCATAACGGGGGACGAGCCCCTGTTGACCCCGGAATATTATTATTCCCCCGGGATAGACAGGGAGCGAATGGAAGAGATGATACTGGATTCGTTCGGGAACAGGATGGACAGAATTTATCCCTGTCATGAATTTGAGGAACGTATTGCCATGCTGCATGACATGGGTCACACGGGACCTTTGTGGGATCTCCTGCTGACAAAGGGGAGGCGCTGA
- a CDS encoding beta-ketoacyl-[acyl-carrier-protein] synthase family protein produces the protein MVGEGAPLIAVTGCGVVCAAGGSSTEAMASIASWTVSTAMKGEPFFPPPAAPCFVVAGKLPALSSSFSIDDSVLAGVNRTLLLALAAINESLEQAGISAADLRRKRVGVALGTTVGCTFHNEPYYIDWKEGRDPDEKPLRTYLSSNLAERVQGILGVRGPRAVITNACASGTDAIGLARNWLRHGLCDIAIAGGADELSRIACHGFKSLMLVSPEDCRPFDRDRQGLNLGEGAGIVLLERDEQIIAEKRACLGWIRGYGIAGDAHHPTAPHPSGRGLQLAVRMALADGNVTVGDIAMINAHGTGTPANDRAETRAVYELGLNSTGLSMISTKGVTGHTLGAAGAIEAVFTLLTLNRGEVAGTAGCRNCDPDFPVAVLAEGETSPLGGRIGMSQSLAFGGSNGVLVLEGAG, from the coding sequence ATGGTGGGTGAAGGAGCGCCTTTGATCGCAGTGACCGGTTGTGGTGTGGTTTGCGCGGCCGGTGGCAGTAGTACAGAGGCGATGGCTTCTATTGCTTCATGGACGGTTTCAACAGCCATGAAGGGAGAACCGTTTTTTCCTCCACCTGCAGCTCCCTGTTTTGTGGTGGCCGGAAAATTACCTGCTCTTTCCTCTTCTTTTTCCATTGATGATTCGGTACTTGCAGGAGTCAACCGTACCCTCCTGCTGGCCCTGGCCGCCATCAATGAATCGTTGGAGCAGGCCGGAATCAGTGCAGCAGATTTGAGACGGAAGCGGGTCGGGGTTGCTCTCGGCACGACGGTGGGCTGCACTTTTCATAATGAACCCTATTATATTGACTGGAAAGAGGGCAGAGATCCTGATGAAAAGCCACTGCGTACTTATCTGTCGTCAAACCTGGCAGAGCGGGTACAAGGGATTCTCGGTGTTCGGGGGCCACGGGCGGTTATTACCAACGCCTGTGCGTCAGGAACTGACGCAATAGGACTTGCCAGAAACTGGTTGCGCCATGGCCTGTGTGATATTGCCATTGCCGGCGGTGCTGATGAGCTCTCCCGGATAGCCTGTCACGGCTTTAAGAGTCTCATGCTTGTCTCTCCGGAGGATTGCAGGCCTTTTGACAGGGACCGTCAGGGGCTGAACCTGGGTGAAGGTGCAGGGATTGTTCTGCTGGAAAGAGATGAGCAGATTATCGCTGAAAAAAGAGCGTGCCTGGGCTGGATCCGGGGATATGGTATCGCCGGAGACGCCCACCATCCCACGGCCCCGCATCCAAGTGGTCGCGGATTGCAGTTGGCAGTACGGATGGCCCTGGCTGACGGCAATGTTACAGTTGGTGATATTGCCATGATCAATGCCCATGGTACGGGGACTCCGGCTAATGACAGGGCGGAAACCAGGGCTGTTTATGAGCTCGGATTGAATTCTACCGGACTATCCATGATTTCCACCAAGGGGGTTACAGGACATACCCTGGGGGCTGCCGGAGCTATTGAGGCAGTTTTCACCTTGCTTACTCTGAACAGGGGAGAGGTTGCCGGCACCGCGGGATGTCGTAACTGTGATCCCGACTTTCCTGTTGCTGTTCTGGCTGAAGGAGAAACATCACCCCTGGGGGGAAGGATTGGAATGAGTCAATCCCTGGCTTTCGGCGGTTCCAATGGTGTTCTTGTGCTGGAGGGGGCGGGATGA
- a CDS encoding LpxL/LpxP family acyltransferase, whose protein sequence is MALKKQLEALGHWFFYMTMRVFGHGGGSVLLVPVIFCYALCSRGIHRTVRPYFNHRFPGRKAWKYWWYTFKNLLSFGQVLVDRGWIGLTGDSSFDGEFIGYNTLLDLIEKKKGVVLLTGHVGNWQAALANLDGLPVRVHALMQYDRQAVAKHFFDIRGKRSFEIIDADGPFGGMIDAAAALQRGEVVTIMGDRLISGSSSGVDFLGEPMKLPDAAYMLAATAGAPVAVLFAAKTGRKTYQLKMWDYFYPRYEDRSRRALMLRECAGKYIAAMEAYLQQFPFQWYNFYNIWKQ, encoded by the coding sequence ATGGCTCTGAAAAAACAGCTGGAGGCATTGGGACACTGGTTTTTCTATATGACCATGCGGGTTTTTGGTCATGGTGGAGGTTCTGTGCTGCTGGTTCCGGTGATTTTCTGCTATGCACTCTGCAGCCGCGGGATTCACAGAACAGTTCGCCCCTATTTCAACCACAGGTTTCCCGGGCGAAAGGCCTGGAAATACTGGTGGTATACTTTTAAAAATCTTCTCTCGTTCGGGCAGGTTCTTGTTGACAGGGGGTGGATAGGCTTGACCGGGGACAGCAGTTTTGACGGTGAGTTTATCGGTTATAATACCCTGCTGGACCTCATAGAAAAAAAGAAAGGGGTTGTTCTTCTGACGGGCCATGTGGGAAACTGGCAGGCCGCTCTTGCCAATCTTGACGGTCTGCCGGTGAGGGTACATGCCCTGATGCAGTATGATCGGCAGGCTGTGGCCAAACATTTTTTCGATATCAGGGGAAAGCGGAGTTTTGAAATTATTGATGCCGATGGTCCCTTTGGAGGTATGATTGACGCTGCTGCCGCCCTTCAGAGGGGGGAGGTCGTGACCATAATGGGAGACAGGTTGATCAGCGGTTCCTCCTCCGGCGTTGATTTTCTGGGTGAGCCCATGAAGCTGCCTGATGCGGCCTATATGCTGGCGGCAACGGCAGGGGCGCCGGTGGCTGTTTTATTTGCTGCCAAGACCGGTCGGAAGACTTACCAGCTGAAAATGTGGGATTATTTTTATCCCCGTTACGAAGACAGGTCCAGGAGAGCACTGATGTTGAGGGAGTGTGCGGGGAAATATATTGCGGCAATGGAAGCATACCTGCAGCAATTTCCCTTTCAATGGTATAATTTTTATAATATCTGGAAGCAATAA